GGTGGCTGAGGCTTTTGATTTTCATGAGAAGGATTTGGGGTCCGAGGAAAGTTTGTGGGATTTGTATGAGAGGTGGAGGAGCCACCACACGGTCTCCTCGAACCTTGATGAGAAGCACAAGCGCTTCAATGTATTCAGGGAGAATGTTATGCATGTTCATAATACCAACAAGATGGACAAGCCTTATAAGCTGAAGTTGAACAAGTTTGCAGACATGACTAACCATGAGTTTAGGAGCACTTATGCAGGGTCCAAGGTTAAGCACCACAGGATGTTCCGAGGAAGGCAACTTGGAAGTCGGAGCTTCATGTACGAGAATGAGGACACAGTTCCCCCCTCTGTTGATTGGAGGAAGAAAGGTGCCGTGACCGCTGTCAAGGACCAAGGCCATTGTGGTAAGGAGAGTTTGTCTCCCTTGTTTTccaagtttttcaaatttattgtttGAATTGCTAGCGATTCAGGCACCAAAATTGTTGGGGTAATTAATGACATAATACTGgaatgtttttgttaatgttcaACAGGTAGTTGCTGGGCCTTTTCAACCGTTGTAGCAGTAGAGGGTGTTAATCAAATCAAGACCAATAAGCTAGTTTCTTTGTCTGAGCAAGAGTTGATAGATTGTGACACTGAAAAAAATGAAGGCTGCAATGGAGGGTTAATGGAATATGCCTTTGAGTTTATCAAGCAAAAGGGGGGCATAAACATAGAAACTAATTACCCTTACAAAGCGACAGACGGAACTTGTGATGCTTCCAAGGTGTATATATAGTGTTTGatttatcaaacttttaataCTTCCTTTAGATTATTATGATCAAGAAATTATTAAGACATGTGGTTGTGCAGGAAAATTCTCCAGTGGTGTCAATTGATGGGCATGAGAATGTGCCTGCTAACGACGAGAACGCATTGCTTAAAGCAGCTGCAAATCAACCTGTATCTGTGGCCATAGATGCTGGAGGTTCTGATTTCCAGTTCTATTCGGAGGTAAACTATTTGCAAATATGAGTTGATAAGGCTCCGTTTGATCCTTTCTTTTCCTAATTTTTCGGAGCCAAAGTtaccaaaaaggaagaaaaaggaaaaaaggaaaatgggaaTACTTGTGGAACTAAAAGCAACATGATGTTATTAGGAATTAACTGAGTTTTTTATGTTCTGATTGGCTGCACATGATCACAGGGGGTGTATACTGGAAAATGTGGGACAGAGCTGGATCATGGAGTTGCTGTTGTGGGATATGGAATAACCCTCGATGGAACCAAATACTGGATAGTGAAGAACTCCTGGGGAGCAGAATGGGGAGAGAAGGGTTACATAAGGATGCAGCGTGGCATCTCTGAGAAGGAGGGGCTGTGTGGTATTGCAATGGAGGCTTCATATCCCATAAAGAACAAGTCAAATAACCCTCTAGGACCTTCAATATCCTATCCTTCTAAAGACGAACTGTAAACAATATTCACAGGGGGCTTTTTGCCTTTGCCTTTTCTCAGTTTCAGCTCTTGTTTCTTGTGTTTGAAGTTGCTGTCATGGCTTCATGAACAAATAATGTCAAATAATTGATCAAGAGTTCAAGaattgtttgtgtgtgtgtgaaggCAAAaccatatttgttttttcaaattttactgCCAGAATTCCAGAAACACCTGCTTGGAACATTATTGGTGTTGTTATGATGAGCAAACTGCTACATTCATCAAATATTTACAGCATGTCCACAAAAACAAATCGATTATCAAATAATACTTTATTGGTAGTCATCCATTGACCCATtaacacagaaaaaaaaaaattctccaaaaGCACGATTGCAACTTACACAGATGATAATATAACTACAATGCTTTCAATGCATAATATACACATAACTGAACTTTTAAGAGGTTCCAAGCAAGAACACCAACATATTTCAGAGTTCCAATCACAGTACCATACTTGTCAACCGTAGCATCTGATAGGGTCAGTGCAACCCTTTTCAGCAGACTGATTTAAGCCTTTACCTCCACCCTTTTCCAGATATTGTTGATGATACTCCTCTGCCCTATAAAATCTCTTTTCTGGAAGAATTTCTGTCACAATCTTCTTATCCTTCAAATCCAACTGCTTAGCTTCCTTTGATTCCTGGGCTAAACTAGCTTGGGTCTCATTGTAGTAGTATATTCCTGATCGATATTGTGCTCCCACATCACCACCCTGACAGACAAGTGAATCGTTTTTGAAAAGGCCAGGTTACATCAAGTAGTAGGGGTTggtatatattatatgattacagccaagaaaaaaaaaatggcctttAAAATCATAAACCCAATCCGACCCTAAAGTCACCATAGAGCTTTCGCTGTGAACAGTAAGTTAAGATGAGGGACTATAAACCCAAAGTGGAGTTAATAGTCAGGGATCATTTCCATGGTAAAACGAACCCTCACAAAGCATTTTTATCGGttctcaccaaattttactcatcaaaataactataaatacatttttctcatttctaactattatttttttaaagcaacaCACCAGCCTCATTATAGGAAGAGATACCTGGCGATCCTGGGTTGTGGGATCGTGGCGAGcccaaaagagagagagcagatTGGTGTAGGGGCAAACTTCCGGGTCGAACTGGACCCGCACCACCTCCACGTGGTTGGTGGTTCCGGAGCACACGAGCTTGTAGTTAGGATCCGGGACGTGGCCCTGGGAGTACCCAACCTCCGTCTTCACCACGCCGACCACTCGCTGAAACGCCAGCTCCACTCCCCAGAAGCACCCGGCTCCGAACTGGGCGAACTCGTGACCCGGATTGTTCGGAGCATCCGTATCTGGATCAAGAGCAGGATTGTGGTTGTTGCCAATATTGTCAGAAATGGCGGCCATTCTTCAACGCTCCCAGTCTCAATTGACCAAAGAGAGAGATTTATACAAATCAATGAGTGAATCTAGTCCTTGCAAACTGGTCAGGTACATTTTTATCCCCAAAAAACATGCAAAATTATTGTGGTCTCTGATCGGCCTATCACATGtgttataccaaaaaaaaaaaaaaaaaaaaaaaaattaataataacacgtgtcACGTATATATTAGAAATGATGCGTAAAAATGAcagattttattaatttatttaatgaaaattaattttagggaGTAGATAATTATTTTGGTATATATTTATGttgtataaattaatttgtaatttaggtcaaccacataaatttataaattaatttttatatcatattaagtgatttataatttaggtcaactacaatgattaattttacatttatttttattattaaaatgcttaacaaataaaaataacaaaaaataaaataaaataaaaagtcaaccAATGATATCTAAGTTGCACGTATCATGTCCTTTGAGATTATTGAAGGGATGCATTCcacattttgtaattttaactTGAGGAGTAATGTGaccctttttccatttttaatgggtagttcaatcagttgAAACTACATTTCATGAAACAGAAGTTATTAATTCGAATTTTCattctcaaaaacttaaatagTAACGTTAGAAATTACTCTTATGTTACTTCAAAAATAATGTGCCTTTCTTAAATTATCTTGTGTTACcaccttatttttttgggtgacACAGGATTGTTCTGTACTTACCATTTCTGTGTTGTATATTCCTAGTTTGATATTGTAGAAATAGACTCAAATAGTCTAGCTGTTGGTTCTGTTTGTGACAAACAGTTGTCTAAATTTGTACGCATGCGACGTCTGGCATGGGATTTCTCTCAAGTTGTAAAACAGTAGGCCCAAACGGCTGGGGCAAAGGCCCATGCTGACTGGCCCAAACGGCTAATTATAATATTTCCAACAAGGTGCAGGACAGTTGGCAAAACAGTCTCTAATGACTCGAGTAATACTACAAGTTCCTCTTATATCACTCTTGTGTTCAtctaaaaataatgtgattcttaaaatcacaattagcctagtgattgatcactattaaattttgatctaattgtaattttaaaagtctccTCATTTTTAGAAGACCACaaggacttctagaattactcctaATGACTCTGTATTCTCATACTGCTATACTCTTCCATTCAAACGATACACTCTAATAGGGGCCAACCCTTCTTCAAAAGGTTACCCTGCTCAATCAAAGATATGCTAGCCGGAATAGACCTCACCGCACAACCGCCATGGACTCCGTCAAAACCG
This genomic interval from Corylus avellana chromosome ca3, CavTom2PMs-1.0 contains the following:
- the LOC132174811 gene encoding vignain: MKFFWVPLLLAALVLGVAEAFDFHEKDLGSEESLWDLYERWRSHHTVSSNLDEKHKRFNVFRENVMHVHNTNKMDKPYKLKLNKFADMTNHEFRSTYAGSKVKHHRMFRGRQLGSRSFMYENEDTVPPSVDWRKKGAVTAVKDQGHCGSCWAFSTVVAVEGVNQIKTNKLVSLSEQELIDCDTEKNEGCNGGLMEYAFEFIKQKGGINIETNYPYKATDGTCDASKENSPVVSIDGHENVPANDENALLKAAANQPVSVAIDAGGSDFQFYSEGVYTGKCGTELDHGVAVVGYGITLDGTKYWIVKNSWGAEWGEKGYIRMQRGISEKEGLCGIAMEASYPIKNKSNNPLGPSISYPSKDEL
- the LOC132174812 gene encoding peptide methionine sulfoxide reductase-like, whose protein sequence is MAAISDNIGNNHNPALDPDTDAPNNPGHEFAQFGAGCFWGVELAFQRVVGVVKTEVGYSQGHVPDPNYKLVCSGTTNHVEVVRVQFDPEVCPYTNLLSLFWARHDPTTQDRQGGDVGAQYRSGIYYYNETQASLAQESKEAKQLDLKDKKIVTEILPEKRFYRAEEYHQQYLEKGGGKGLNQSAEKGCTDPIRCYG